A single window of Longimicrobium sp. DNA harbors:
- a CDS encoding SRPBCC family protein translates to MQFTITSEVEAPPDVVFAVLSEVERWHEWTPTVTRVERLGDAGAPLAVGGRLRIVQPKVPPAEWTVTALEPGRGFRIVSRSPGATVEANHWAEPMSGGHRSRVTLSVTFGGFLGRIIGWVMRGLSERYLAQEAAGLKRRCEERALGTV, encoded by the coding sequence ATGCAATTCACCATCACGAGCGAGGTCGAGGCTCCTCCGGACGTGGTCTTCGCGGTTCTGAGCGAGGTGGAGCGCTGGCACGAGTGGACGCCGACGGTCACGCGCGTAGAGCGCCTTGGTGATGCGGGCGCGCCGTTGGCGGTAGGCGGCCGCCTTAGGATCGTACAGCCGAAGGTGCCGCCCGCCGAGTGGACGGTTACGGCGCTCGAACCGGGGCGGGGTTTTCGCATCGTCAGCCGCTCTCCTGGCGCGACCGTCGAAGCGAACCACTGGGCAGAGCCGATGTCCGGGGGCCACCGATCCCGCGTGACGCTGTCGGTGACGTTCGGCGGATTCCTGGGGCGGATCATCGGGTGGGTGATGCGGGGCCTCAGCGAGCGGTACCTTGCCCAGGAAGCGGCCGGGCTGAAACGGCGATGCGAAGAGAGAGCGCTGGGCACGGTGTGA
- a CDS encoding DUF2306 domain-containing protein yields MISLGWIHTIAASTALVAGAAVLLTRKGTRRHRQVGWLYVVSMLLLNATALLIYRLFGRFGPFHVGAIFSFVTVVAGTAAALGARRARGRRDAVARARALERHYQWMTWSYVGLAAAAVSEIATRMPALRPRPGQGTAFAITVAVATLLVLAIGAQLIRRRRSALLAPYRPRS; encoded by the coding sequence ATGATCTCTCTCGGCTGGATCCACACCATCGCGGCTTCGACCGCGCTCGTTGCGGGCGCGGCGGTGCTCCTTACCCGCAAGGGTACGCGCCGCCACCGGCAAGTCGGCTGGCTATACGTGGTGAGCATGCTCCTGCTCAACGCGACCGCGCTCCTGATCTACCGCCTGTTCGGGCGTTTCGGACCGTTCCACGTGGGCGCCATCTTCAGCTTTGTCACTGTCGTGGCAGGCACCGCCGCGGCTCTGGGAGCGCGCCGGGCACGAGGGCGCCGCGATGCCGTGGCACGTGCACGCGCACTCGAGCGGCACTACCAGTGGATGACGTGGTCCTACGTGGGGCTGGCCGCGGCGGCCGTGTCGGAGATTGCGACCCGGATGCCGGCGCTGCGCCCGCGCCCGGGACAGGGGACGGCGTTCGCCATCACGGTAGCCGTGGCCACGCTCCTGGTGCTCGCCATCGGCGCGCAGCTGATCCGCCGGCGCCGGTCCGCCCTCCTCGCACCGTATCGGCCGCGTTCATAG